A segment of the Panacibacter ginsenosidivorans genome:
GCGATGCTGCCACTTAATAACAGATCAACAAATTTTAGTTTTTCACCCGATTTTTTTAAGTGCCGGTAAAACTGTGGATTTTTTACAAAATGGCATGTAATTCGTTTGCTATATTTAAATATTAGAGCTTCGAATATTTGGAATTCAGGAAACTTATTTGCTAAATAAAAATCAGTACCTTCCAATGAGGTGAGTGATTACATTGTGGCACGCAGCAAGTAATGAAACAACTCTTCCAAACTACTTAGTAAACATAATTTGTTTTTAAATTATGGCAGCAGTTAATAAAATCTTTCCGGCCTTTTTTTCAGGCAATGGTAAAATGGGAGAAAGGATTCGCAATTTCGACTGGAATACAGCACCACCGGACGTTACGCTTTCACAACGCAGCCAGTTTGGGTTGGATGGGGAAAGGAACTTTAAACTACGCAATCATCCTTATAAAACAATTGTAGGTGGTAAGCATCCACAAGCTTTAGGGAAACAAGCATAATGGTATAGTTTTAGAATGAAAATGAAATACAGTTTAATTTAAAATATGCGAATAAATATTACCAGGAAACCGATCAAGATAAATCCTGACATAAAACGCGTTATTGCTAGATTCTTTTTTAATGGGGATGAAAGGGCTAAAGATGTTATTGGGCTGGTAATGTCTTTAAGTGAAAAGGAAGTAAAAGAAGAATTAACTTTTATATTCAGGGAGTTTGCCAGGCGGCACAGAAACATCAGCAGAATATTTGAGCGCAATTGCGAAAGGCTTTCTTACCTTTTTAAGGAAATGGGTATTCCATTCAACGATATGGATCCTAACCGCAAAATGCTTATTGGCTCTTATTTTACACACGAGTATTCCATAGAATCAGCAGCTTTTTTTAATCCTTCTATTGTAGAAGATCCTGACCAGTCAGATTTACAGGAAGGGGAAAAAAGAGTGATCATAAGTTTCCGTGCAGTGGGGGAAGGGCATATTTCATCTATAGTATTCCGGAGAGCCTTTCTGGATGCGCATAATAATATTTCTATCATGCCCGCTGGTACTTTAATAGAAGAAGCTGATATTATAAAGAACACGGTATATAAAAAAGATATTTTCTCTACTGCTTTGTTAAGCCAGGTGAAGAACGATGTAATTAATCAACTCGAAAAAAGTTTGCCTGATAGTTTTGATTATAAAGAATTAAAGAAAGTAATTACTACCCTTGAAACAAAGGATATTGATGACCAAACCAAATACGCGTTGGAAAAAATACTGTGGCTTGCAGACTCTTATCACTATGTACATTTTTCGCTTGACACGGATATTTCCGATAGGGTTATTTTTCCAATCTCTGAATTTGAAAAGAAAGGCGTTGAAGATGCACGTTTTGTAAAATTTACTGATGATGAGGGCAATGCCCATTATTATGCAACATACACGGCTTATGATGGAATAACTATTCAGCCTAAACTTTTACAGACCGATAATTTCTACGACTTTCATATTACACCATTATACGGTAGTGGGGCAAAAAATAAAAATCTCGCATTGTTCCCTCGGAAAATAAATGGCAACTATGTAATGATCTCGAGAATTGATGGTGTAAATAACTTTATTATGTTCTCAGATAAGATAAATGTGTGGGAATATCCTAAACAATTACAATCCCCAAAATATCCATGGGAGTTTACACAAATTGGCAATTGCGGAAGCCCCATTGAGACAGATAAAGGATGGCTACTGATAACACATGGCGTTGGCGCTATGCGCCGCTATTGTCTTGGCGCAAGCCTTTTCGATCTTGAAGATCCAACGATTGAAATAGGCCGTCTGAAAGAGCCTTTGCTTATGCCAAATGATAATGAGCGTGAAGGTTACGTGCCCAATGTTTTGTATTCATGCGGAAGTTTTATACACAATGGTGAGTTGATCGTTCCGTATGGTTTGTCTGACTATGGTTCCAGTTTTATGACCGTTTCTTTAAAAGATCTGCTGGATAAAATTATCAGCGAAGGCACAGGTGGGTAATACATTATTGAACCCGGCTTTTGTAAGTCTGTTAAGCATCGTTGCGTCGCACTCTTGTACTGTAGTACGCAGGATCATCAATTTATTTTAACGGGTGTGCTAATGCATATTCATATGCATTGATATACTTATCGATCATTTTTTTGTAGCTAAATTTATCTCTTGCATAATCAGCACATTCCCTCCTTTTTATATTTGGTAAATCTTTTATTGCATCAATTGCTTCGCTCATGTTATTTACAAGATAACCCGAGATTTTATTTTCTATTAGTTCAGCCATTGAACCTTTATTGTAAGCAATAACGGGCGTACCGCAAAACATTGCTTCAGCAACACTTAATCCAAAAGGCTCTTTAAAGTAAATAGGATGAAGCAACGCAAGAGCACTACCCAGAAGTTCATTTCTTTTCTCAGGTCCGGCATGACCGATAAATTGTATTTGTTCATGATCAATAAGCGGCTCTATTTTCTCTTTATAATATTTATTGTCTTGTACTATGCCTGCAATGATCAATTTTTTATTTACAGTCTTTGCAATTTGTATAGCATCATATGTTCCTTTGTCCGGATGAATTCGACCAAAATATAATAAATAATCTGCCGGAATTTCTTTAAAGGAAAATAAGCTCTCTTCAATACCATGATAAATTGTGTCAACATAATGTAATTCATTATTTCTATCTGCGTCACTTATAGATATATAATAATTCGTGGCATTGTACTTCTTATAAACAGGTATTATTTTTTCAGAAGAAAATCCATGAATAGTTGTTATAATAGGCGTTCTTATAAGGTTAGAATAAGTAAGCGGCAAAAAATCAAAATGATTATGAATAATATCATATTCATTTGCTGTTTCCATAAGATGGCTTATATGCAAACATTCAGACACTTTAGCATCACTATCTTTATCTTCTTCATAGCCACGCTCTATTACACCATCATATTTTGCTGAGGTAAGTGAGTCTTTTGTAGCAAACAGTGTCACATCAAATCCTCTTTTCACCAAGCCTTCCGTTATATTATAAGCAACCTGCTCCCACGGACCATAATGCCTTGGCGGCGTTCGCCAGGCAACGGGAGCAAGCACAGCTATTTTCATATTTTTATAAGCTCGTTTATGTTGTTAAAATCCTGTATTCTCATGGGCAGGTTTGTATTTTTTTGTTGTTGTATTTTTTCTTTTTCATTCAGTTTCGTAACCGCCAGTGATGAGATGAAATAAGCAAGCGTGCTTTCTGCCCCCTGATTCCTGTTAATACTATTGTACTCAAGACCGTCCGAACAACCATGTGTTTCAGGATCGTACAAAGGAATATGTAATTCATTTTTTCCCAGGAACCACATAAAAGATGTATTCATGTCTGCAAGAAACTTAGTTTCTTTTGTTACATTATAAGCCTGTTCAAACATTAATACCATGGCCATTACTTCAATCGCCTGTTGGTCAAACACTGCAATTTTTGGATCTTTTTTATCACACCAGCCCTCATTGCCAATTGGCATAAGATAATCTTTAAATAGGGTTTTTTTCTTCAGAAATTCTATAGCCTGTATGGCAGTTTTTTTCACTTTTGTATTCCCTGTTATCTCATAACTGTGTAAAAGTGCAAGTGGCAAAATACCATTGTCGTATGTCATTTTATCTTCAAACCAATACCAGTTTTCTGTAGAATGTTTGGTAAAGGCATCCGTCAGTTTATTGGTCAGGTCATTCAGTATTGCAAGCATGCCTTCATCAGAAGGGTAACTTTTCATATAATAGCAAATGCCAATTAAAGTATTGGCTATTCCACGCACATGTTTTAAATCTTTAAAAACCGGGAATGATCTGCTGAAAAGTTCATGGGCAAATTCACGGTAAGAATTATTGGGTGCATCCCATATAAGATAGCACAATGCCCAAATGGTTCTGCCAAATGAATCTTCTGAACCTATTTCATCAAGATAACTTCTGTTAAAGTGTAAGAAATTCCTGAACCACCCATCATCTCTTTGCATATAATGAATATAACTAAGGTAGATGGGTAATAATTCTGTAGCTTCTTTGTTATGATGTTGATTGTATGACATTAATATCATGATTAAAGCCCTTGAATTATCATCAAGACAATAGCCTTCCTTTAGATTAGGTATGCCATATTTTGCATGCTGTACAATGCCGGTATCATCTGTAAGTCTTTTTATATGTGCCATATTAAACACAGGTACATTGCTTATTTCATGTGGCCTTGAATTTCTTAGCCTGCGATTGTTCTTTTTCTTAATAGCATCTGCAGACAACTCAAGATAGCGCGACCCTATCCGCGGCCATTTAATATACTCTGCATACAATAGTGCAGTTTTTTGAATGGCTTTTAATTTACAGTTGTCATCCAAAAGATCGTTTAACATAGTGCTTAAGACTGCTGCATTTTTAAAAGGAAATAATTTTCCTCTTCCTCCGTCCAGCAATTCTTTGGCATGCCAGTATGGTGTTGATAGACAGGCTGCGCCTGCACCCACTGCATAAGACAAAGTACCACTTGTTATTTGATCTTCATTCAAATAAGGAGTGATATAGATTTCAATGTTCTTTAAGTAGGTGAAGAGTTCTTCATCTGTTACAAACCTGTTTATAAAAAGAACATGATTACTTACATCAAGTGTTTCTGCAAGGCTAATAAGATAGTTCCTGTATTCTTCACCGGAATGTTTTAATACGGATGGATGTGTATTACCGAGTACAACATACAATACATCGGGATGATTAGCTATTACAGATGGTAAGGCTTTAATTACCGTTTCAATTCCTTTATTCTTGCTTAGTAAACCAAAAGTGAATAAAATCTTTCTGTCAGCAAATGCTTTCAATTCTCTTTTTACCATCAATGAAGTGCCTTCTGTATCAGGTACGCCATGTTCTATAATTGTTATTTTATCAGCAGGGATTTCGTAAATATTTTTTAAAAAATCTACTGCAAGTTTACTCATTACAACCAATTTGTGCACAGACCTTGCAATCTGCTGCATAATTATTTTTTGCAGGTATGATGGTTTTTTTAAAACAGTATGCACAGTTACAATTACCGGCATTTGTATATAATGAAGGAGTGTTAGAATATATAAACCATTATCCCCGCCAAATATTCCATATTCATGTTGAATAATGCAGATATCAGTATCAGATTCATTGAGGTAATTTGCAGCATCAATGTAATCCTGTTGATAACTTTGCCTTATCCTGTAAATAACTCTTTCACTATATTCATAGTCCGCACCCTCATCATCCATTGCAATAATATTTACATCAGCCGCATCATTTATTTCTATTGCATCTGAAAGGTTTTTTGTAAACGTTGCAATGCCACACTTACGCGGTGTATAGGTTCCTATTAAAGTTAATTTCATAAGTTAATTTTTGTAGCAACTCTAAAGGCAACAAAAATTATGCTTATAAACTAAAGCCTTAAAAACTACTAA
Coding sequences within it:
- a CDS encoding glycoside hydrolase family 130 protein, with the translated sequence MRINITRKPIKINPDIKRVIARFFFNGDERAKDVIGLVMSLSEKEVKEELTFIFREFARRHRNISRIFERNCERLSYLFKEMGIPFNDMDPNRKMLIGSYFTHEYSIESAAFFNPSIVEDPDQSDLQEGEKRVIISFRAVGEGHISSIVFRRAFLDAHNNISIMPAGTLIEEADIIKNTVYKKDIFSTALLSQVKNDVINQLEKSLPDSFDYKELKKVITTLETKDIDDQTKYALEKILWLADSYHYVHFSLDTDISDRVIFPISEFEKKGVEDARFVKFTDDEGNAHYYATYTAYDGITIQPKLLQTDNFYDFHITPLYGSGAKNKNLALFPRKINGNYVMISRIDGVNNFIMFSDKINVWEYPKQLQSPKYPWEFTQIGNCGSPIETDKGWLLITHGVGAMRRYCLGASLFDLEDPTIEIGRLKEPLLMPNDNEREGYVPNVLYSCGSFIHNGELIVPYGLSDYGSSFMTVSLKDLLDKIISEGTGG
- a CDS encoding glycosyltransferase family 4 protein, producing MKIAVLAPVAWRTPPRHYGPWEQVAYNITEGLVKRGFDVTLFATKDSLTSAKYDGVIERGYEEDKDSDAKVSECLHISHLMETANEYDIIHNHFDFLPLTYSNLIRTPIITTIHGFSSEKIIPVYKKYNATNYYISISDADRNNELHYVDTIYHGIEESLFSFKEIPADYLLYFGRIHPDKGTYDAIQIAKTVNKKLIIAGIVQDNKYYKEKIEPLIDHEQIQFIGHAGPEKRNELLGSALALLHPIYFKEPFGLSVAEAMFCGTPVIAYNKGSMAELIENKISGYLVNNMSEAIDAIKDLPNIKRRECADYARDKFSYKKMIDKYINAYEYALAHPLK
- a CDS encoding glycosyltransferase family 4 protein, coding for MKLTLIGTYTPRKCGIATFTKNLSDAIEINDAADVNIIAMDDEGADYEYSERVIYRIRQSYQQDYIDAANYLNESDTDICIIQHEYGIFGGDNGLYILTLLHYIQMPVIVTVHTVLKKPSYLQKIIMQQIARSVHKLVVMSKLAVDFLKNIYEIPADKITIIEHGVPDTEGTSLMVKRELKAFADRKILFTFGLLSKNKGIETVIKALPSVIANHPDVLYVVLGNTHPSVLKHSGEEYRNYLISLAETLDVSNHVLFINRFVTDEELFTYLKNIEIYITPYLNEDQITSGTLSYAVGAGAACLSTPYWHAKELLDGGRGKLFPFKNAAVLSTMLNDLLDDNCKLKAIQKTALLYAEYIKWPRIGSRYLELSADAIKKKNNRRLRNSRPHEISNVPVFNMAHIKRLTDDTGIVQHAKYGIPNLKEGYCLDDNSRALIMILMSYNQHHNKEATELLPIYLSYIHYMQRDDGWFRNFLHFNRSYLDEIGSEDSFGRTIWALCYLIWDAPNNSYREFAHELFSRSFPVFKDLKHVRGIANTLIGICYYMKSYPSDEGMLAILNDLTNKLTDAFTKHSTENWYWFEDKMTYDNGILPLALLHSYEITGNTKVKKTAIQAIEFLKKKTLFKDYLMPIGNEGWCDKKDPKIAVFDQQAIEVMAMVLMFEQAYNVTKETKFLADMNTSFMWFLGKNELHIPLYDPETHGCSDGLEYNSINRNQGAESTLAYFISSLAVTKLNEKEKIQQQKNTNLPMRIQDFNNINELIKI